The Candidatus Cloacimonadaceae bacterium genome has a window encoding:
- a CDS encoding glycosyltransferase family 4 protein: protein MNKALPPAIFIKPSRSSFIHIDENILTKRFRLSAIYLAQDISKGVYFWRILLMMIRILISFKTKLVIVWFADYHAAIAVLTARILGKKSLIFVGGYDAVRYPQLGMGVYVNAFRGKCASFALKHCDRVIVNHETLIDSDNFYYNPEGHPEGIKRLVAGLETPVDVVYNAVTTSPPVSINRDRHIHILAVGSTPRYEDLYNKGYDLLIETAKQMHDYQFVIVGIRDCWMPDIEACFHVSSILNLRLMPPLPQTMVFELMRDSMIFAQPSISEGMPNSLMEAMLMGCVPVGSSVAGIPMIIDQYGIVFTKRDALSLQDALNRALVLDAGRDIISKSIATRFSLEKRERALLESVDRLFD from the coding sequence ATGAATAAAGCGCTCCCGCCCGCCATCTTTATCAAACCCAGCCGATCGTCTTTCATCCACATAGACGAAAACATTCTCACCAAACGGTTCCGTCTCTCCGCGATCTATCTGGCGCAGGATATTTCCAAGGGGGTCTATTTTTGGCGTATTCTCTTGATGATGATAAGGATACTGATTTCTTTCAAGACCAAGCTCGTGATTGTGTGGTTTGCCGATTATCATGCTGCGATAGCGGTGCTCACGGCACGCATTTTGGGAAAAAAGTCGCTGATCTTCGTGGGTGGATATGACGCTGTGCGTTATCCTCAGCTCGGCATGGGTGTCTATGTCAATGCGTTCAGAGGCAAATGCGCGTCTTTCGCGTTGAAACATTGCGACCGGGTTATCGTCAATCATGAGACGCTAATTGATTCGGATAATTTTTACTACAATCCCGAGGGACACCCCGAAGGGATCAAACGTTTGGTAGCAGGACTTGAAACTCCCGTGGATGTCGTTTACAATGCGGTTACGACCTCTCCGCCGGTTAGTATAAACAGAGATCGGCACATTCACATCTTGGCGGTGGGCAGCACTCCACGCTATGAGGATTTGTACAACAAAGGCTATGATCTGTTGATCGAGACTGCAAAGCAAATGCATGATTATCAATTTGTTATCGTCGGCATCAGGGATTGTTGGATGCCGGATATCGAGGCGTGTTTTCATGTATCCTCGATTCTGAACCTGAGATTGATGCCCCCCCTTCCACAAACTATGGTTTTTGAACTAATGCGGGATAGCATGATCTTTGCCCAGCCCTCGATCTCCGAAGGGATGCCAAACTCGCTGATGGAAGCCATGCTCATGGGTTGCGTGCCGGTCGGATCAAGCGTAGCCGGTATTCCGATGATCATTGATCAATATGGGATTGTCTTTACCAAGCGAGATGCCCTGTCTTTACAAGATGCTCTGAACAGAGCACTTGTGCTTGACGCGGGTAGAGACATTATTTCCAAGAGTATTGCGACAAGATTCAGTTTGGAAAAGAGGGAAAGGGCGTTGTTGGAATCGGTAGATCGGTTATTCGATTAG
- a CDS encoding family 10 glycosylhydrolase, whose translation MWILPWSMTSAAQVDGYIAQALRSNQTDLLVEVRYRADALYRPNRVPNQYFNPEPRSYILPNNSFDPLDYTLKAAHRHNLRVHAWVVVFNATPLVADLIAKNYIYRYHNDWITHDRMGKKMNSNAQFGNFIDPGIPEVHDYLLNVFSDLILGYPDLDGLHLDYIRYPNNDLGFHPISENRYKEYNKTNIPITWNQWRIRQVSEFVEKTYIRAKELNPDLIVSAAVFANYSDAVNLYAQEWKDWLDRGIVDQIYPMAYHLDIRQFESQLKLMESMGYKDRIVVGVRAWDTNGGSLLPKEGDPAGSYSIFDVANRIAIIRRMRFSGIALFSYDGLVKGDAFNQLSGLTFGEKTIAALSLLQEDTLLKQDMGQGYLRYAADLAINRSHNQYQINLHIPIEGNWFWEVRSSLEGVVYTRNRYYLKGRNLDYWNGITESGDRLPEGNYLICIYREQDLFEYIIPVHFDGLRNVYE comes from the coding sequence ATGTGGATATTGCCGTGGAGCATGACTTCCGCCGCGCAGGTGGATGGATACATCGCGCAGGCGCTAAGATCAAATCAGACAGATCTCCTGGTGGAGGTTCGTTACCGTGCGGACGCTCTCTATCGCCCCAACCGCGTTCCCAACCAGTATTTTAACCCCGAACCGCGCAGCTATATCCTGCCAAACAATTCCTTCGACCCCCTGGATTATACCTTGAAGGCGGCGCATCGCCATAATCTGAGAGTGCACGCCTGGGTGGTGGTATTCAACGCTACTCCGCTGGTTGCCGATCTGATTGCCAAGAACTATATCTATCGTTATCATAACGATTGGATCACTCATGACCGCATGGGTAAAAAGATGAATTCCAACGCCCAGTTCGGCAATTTCATCGATCCCGGCATACCCGAAGTGCATGACTATTTGCTAAACGTTTTCTCCGATCTAATCCTCGGTTATCCCGATCTGGACGGTCTGCATCTGGATTATATCCGCTATCCCAACAACGACTTGGGATTTCATCCCATCTCCGAAAACCGATATAAAGAATATAATAAAACCAATATCCCGATCACATGGAATCAATGGCGAATCCGCCAAGTCAGCGAATTTGTGGAGAAAACTTACATCCGTGCCAAAGAGCTCAACCCTGATCTGATCGTCAGCGCCGCGGTTTTTGCCAATTATTCGGACGCTGTGAATCTCTATGCACAGGAATGGAAGGACTGGCTGGATCGCGGGATCGTCGATCAGATCTATCCGATGGCATATCATCTTGATATCCGGCAGTTTGAATCCCAGCTAAAACTTATGGAGAGCATGGGTTACAAGGACAGGATCGTGGTCGGAGTGCGAGCTTGGGATACTAATGGCGGCTCGCTACTGCCCAAAGAAGGAGATCCGGCAGGTTCATACAGCATCTTCGACGTCGCCAACCGCATCGCTATCATTCGGCGGATGCGCTTTTCCGGCATCGCGTTGTTCAGCTATGACGGTCTTGTCAAAGGAGACGCCTTCAATCAGTTGAGCGGATTGACCTTCGGCGAGAAAACTATCGCGGCGCTATCACTACTTCAAGAAGATACTTTACTGAAACAAGATATGGGACAAGGATATCTGCGTTATGCAGCCGATCTTGCCATCAACCGCAGCCACAACCAGTATCAGATCAACCTGCACATCCCTATCGAAGGAAACTGGTTTTGGGAAGTGCGCAGCTCGTTGGAGGGCGTCGTATATACCCGCAACCGCTACTATCTCAAGGGCAGAAATCTGGATTATTGGAATGGCATCACCGAGAGCGGTGATCGTTTGCCGGAAGGGAATTATCTGATCTGCATCTACCGCGAACAAGACCTATTTGAATATATCATCCCAGTGCATTTCGACGGCTTGAGAAACGTGTATGAGTGA
- a CDS encoding oligosaccharide flippase family protein: protein MSDRVKRAGIISAAEFVRFGMKSVIGIILARILVPADLGSYRQLFLIYSTFSTLMLLGIPNSLLYFIPKLQNDADRRLYISRTVNLVSILAFAFGATILISRSFIATSFNNPALKDLLLIYAVYPVFMFVTQIYSFVMLGMNKGIKAAQFTLFSVACDAVLILSAAFLTRNLSAIVIALIASAFLQWAFAQYQLIAHQSRFYFSKAYFKEQFHYSLPLGLSALIGMLSIQLDKFVISGFFTPEQFAVFSIGAMELPFISIFSNSVNSVLLPSMSEPGLSCNKAEIFRGAVRKNALIIFPLAMLFFIYAKPIVTLLYTSQYLGSVPFFQVYLLILPLRVAVFGVLFLALGKTKYILYNAAVTLCLNLILNIILVKQIGMMGAALATVIVTWISVLLYLFWMKTSLGLRIRDYYTPLPVIRTAASVLGAGLMTWLLIMGMEYSLLSQFIGLFLFMTAYLILGWVFKAIQPYDIDLVKSLLRDGIARLRK from the coding sequence ATGAGTGATCGAGTCAAGCGAGCGGGGATCATCAGCGCGGCGGAATTTGTCCGCTTTGGCATGAAATCCGTGATCGGAATCATCTTGGCAAGGATCCTCGTGCCCGCGGATTTGGGCAGCTATCGTCAACTCTTTCTTATCTATAGCACTTTTTCCACTCTGATGCTGCTGGGCATTCCAAACAGCCTGCTCTACTTCATTCCCAAGCTCCAAAACGATGCGGATCGCAGGTTATACATCAGCCGAACGGTGAATCTGGTGAGCATCCTCGCCTTCGCTTTCGGGGCGACGATCCTCATCAGCAGATCATTTATCGCTACCAGTTTCAACAACCCGGCGCTGAAAGACCTGCTCCTCATCTATGCCGTCTATCCGGTGTTTATGTTTGTCACGCAGATCTATAGTTTTGTGATGCTGGGCATGAACAAAGGGATCAAGGCGGCGCAATTTACTTTGTTCAGTGTAGCCTGCGATGCCGTGCTCATCCTCTCAGCGGCATTTCTGACGCGTAATCTATCTGCGATTGTGATCGCTCTGATCGCCTCCGCATTTTTGCAGTGGGCATTTGCGCAATATCAACTTATTGCCCATCAGAGCAGGTTTTACTTTTCCAAAGCATATTTCAAAGAGCAGTTTCACTATTCCTTGCCGCTGGGTTTGTCTGCCCTGATTGGAATGCTATCCATCCAGCTCGATAAGTTTGTCATTTCGGGATTCTTCACACCGGAGCAATTTGCAGTCTTTTCCATCGGGGCAATGGAACTGCCGTTTATTTCCATTTTCAGCAATTCAGTCAATTCCGTGCTGCTCCCCAGCATGAGCGAACCGGGTTTAAGCTGCAACAAAGCGGAGATCTTTCGCGGCGCGGTACGCAAAAATGCGCTGATCATCTTCCCGCTCGCCATGCTCTTTTTCATCTATGCAAAGCCCATTGTAACTTTGCTTTACACATCGCAATATCTGGGTTCGGTGCCATTTTTTCAGGTCTATTTGTTGATTCTTCCCCTGCGGGTCGCGGTTTTCGGAGTATTGTTTTTGGCTTTGGGAAAGACGAAGTATATCTTGTATAATGCCGCCGTCACGCTATGCCTAAACCTGATCCTGAATATCATCTTAGTCAAGCAAATCGGTATGATGGGAGCAGCTTTGGCGACCGTTATCGTCACCTGGATTTCTGTGCTATTGTATCTGTTTTGGATGAAGACATCCCTCGGACTACGGATTAGGGATTATTATACACCCCTTCCAGTGATTAGAACCGCGGCGAGCGTGCTGGGAGCAGGCTTGATGACCTGGCTGCTGATCATGGGGATGGAGTATTCACTGCTCTCGCAATTCATCGGATTATTTTTGTTTATGACTGCATACCTCATCTTGGGATGGGTATTCAAAGCTATCCAGCCCTATGATATTGATTTGGTGAAAAGCTTGCTGCGCGACGGGATCGCTCGTCTGAGAAAATAG